The following coding sequences lie in one Rutidosis leptorrhynchoides isolate AG116_Rl617_1_P2 chromosome 6, CSIRO_AGI_Rlap_v1, whole genome shotgun sequence genomic window:
- the LOC139856200 gene encoding pentatricopeptide repeat-containing protein At2g20710, mitochondrial-like isoform X1 produces the protein MMMKSSILSRVFRVLRYSTETQTPKNNVAATTDKTKTTLFHRLVAFHEPSVVPVLDQWVDQGRPIDQQDLYRIIKQFRKFGRYKHALQISEWMDEKPYLDVSPKGASIKLDLINKVYGLTQAEDYFNNIPDTSRVWQVYGALLNCYAGAKLVDKAEATMQKMRELGYSHSLTYNVMMGLYSATENFDKLDCLMEEMEQKGIHIDKFTYCIRLAAYAKTSEIQKMETLLLKMEADPEVQMEWHAYTTVANGYLKVCEKKKALTCLKKSEYLIKPSQRKSAYENLLTLYASAGRKDDVLRVWDLYKNLGRLYNHGYICLMSSLAKLDCIDDVEKIYKEWEEQHKFFDLQVPNILITIYCKKGLLEKAETVIKKVTDNGNKPNASMWSRMALGYVKINDMDKAVETLKKSISSSFQGWIVDTSVLSSCLDYLNSKGSLDEAEEIIKSLKINGHLSESVYKNVVKKLSKEPVTI, from the exons ATgatgatgaaatcatcaattttatctagGGTTTTTAGGGTTTTACGTTACTCAACGGAAACTCAAACCCCTAAAAACAACGTCGCCGCTACTACTGATAAAACCAAAACCACTCTGTTTCACAGACTAGTTGCTTTTCATGAACCCTCAGTTGTTCCAGTTCTTGACCAGTGGGTTGATCAAGGAAGACCAATTGATCAACAAGATCTTTACAGAATCATCAAACAGTTTCGTAAATTTGGTCGTTATAAACACGCCCTTCAG ATATCTGAATGGATGGATGAAAAACCGTATCTTGACGTTTCACCTAAAGGTGCGTCTATTAAGCTGGATTTGATAAATAAAGTTTACGGTCTAACGCAAGCAGAGGATTACTTCAACAATATCCCGGATACTTCACGGGTTTGGCAGGTTTATGGGGCCCTTTTAAACTGCTACGCCGGTGCAAAACTAGTCGATAAAGCCGAAGCCACCATGCAAAAAATGAGGGAGTTAGGTTATTCTCACTCTCTAACTTACAACGTTATGATGGGTTTGTATTCCGCTACCGAAAACTTCGATAAACTCGATTGTTTAATGGAAGAAATGGAACAAAAGGGCATTCATATCGACAAATTCACGTATTGTATTAGATTAGCTGCGTATGCAAAAACTTCAGAAATACAAAAAATGGAGACACTATTATTGAAAATGGAAGCTGACCCAGAAGTACAAATGGAATGGCATGCGTACACAACTGTAGCCAACGGGTATTTAAAAGTATGTGAAAAGAAAAAGGCGTTGACTTGTTTGAAAAAATCCGAATACCTTATAAAACCGAGTCAAAGGAAGTCAGCTTACGAGAATCTACTCACGCTTTACGCTAGTGCAGGACGAAAAGATGACGTGCTTCGCGTATGGGATCTTTATAAGAATCTTGGAAGGTTATACAATCATGGGTATATCTGTTTAATGAGCTCACTTGCGAAATTAGATTGTATTGATGATGTTGAGAAAATATATAAAGAGTGGGAAGAGCAACATAAGTTTTTCGATCTTCAAGTTCCAAATATTCTTATTACAATCTACTGCAAAAAGGGACTTCTCGAAAAGGCGGAAACGGTAATAAAAAAGGTTACGGATAATGGAAACAAGCCTAATGCATCTATGTGGTCTCGTATGGCGTTAGGTTACGTTAAAATTAATGACATGGACAAAGCGGTGGAGACGTTGAAAAAATCTATTTCGAGTAGTTTTCAAGGGTGGATTGTGGATACATCCGTTTTGTCTTCTTGTTTAGATTATTTGAATTCGAAGGGGAGTTTAGATGAAGCCGAGGAAATAATCAAATCACTCAAGATAAATGGCCACTTATCTGAATCGGTTTATAAGAACGTAGTGAAAAAGTTGTCGAAGGAACCTGTTACTATCTGA
- the LOC139856200 gene encoding pentatricopeptide repeat-containing protein At2g20710, mitochondrial-like isoform X2, giving the protein MNPQLFQFLTSGLIKEDQLINKIFTESSNSFVNLVVINTPFRYLNGWMKNRILTFHLKVYGALLNCYAGAKLVDKAEATMQKMRELGYSHSLTYNVMMGLYSATENFDKLDCLMEEMEQKGIHIDKFTYCIRLAAYAKTSEIQKMETLLLKMEADPEVQMEWHAYTTVANGYLKVCEKKKALTCLKKSEYLIKPSQRKSAYENLLTLYASAGRKDDVLRVWDLYKNLGRLYNHGYICLMSSLAKLDCIDDVEKIYKEWEEQHKFFDLQVPNILITIYCKKGLLEKAETVIKKVTDNGNKPNASMWSRMALGYVKINDMDKAVETLKKSISSSFQGWIVDTSVLSSCLDYLNSKGSLDEAEEIIKSLKINGHLSESVYKNVVKKLSKEPVTI; this is encoded by the exons ATGAACCCTCAGTTGTTCCAGTTCTTGACCAGTGGGTTGATCAAGGAAGACCAATTGATCAACAAGATCTTTACAGAATCATCAAACAGTTTCGTAAATTTGGTCGTTATAAACACGCCCTTCAG ATATCTGAATGGATGGATGAAAAACCGTATCTTGACGTTTCACCTAAAG GTTTATGGGGCCCTTTTAAACTGCTACGCCGGTGCAAAACTAGTCGATAAAGCCGAAGCCACCATGCAAAAAATGAGGGAGTTAGGTTATTCTCACTCTCTAACTTACAACGTTATGATGGGTTTGTATTCCGCTACCGAAAACTTCGATAAACTCGATTGTTTAATGGAAGAAATGGAACAAAAGGGCATTCATATCGACAAATTCACGTATTGTATTAGATTAGCTGCGTATGCAAAAACTTCAGAAATACAAAAAATGGAGACACTATTATTGAAAATGGAAGCTGACCCAGAAGTACAAATGGAATGGCATGCGTACACAACTGTAGCCAACGGGTATTTAAAAGTATGTGAAAAGAAAAAGGCGTTGACTTGTTTGAAAAAATCCGAATACCTTATAAAACCGAGTCAAAGGAAGTCAGCTTACGAGAATCTACTCACGCTTTACGCTAGTGCAGGACGAAAAGATGACGTGCTTCGCGTATGGGATCTTTATAAGAATCTTGGAAGGTTATACAATCATGGGTATATCTGTTTAATGAGCTCACTTGCGAAATTAGATTGTATTGATGATGTTGAGAAAATATATAAAGAGTGGGAAGAGCAACATAAGTTTTTCGATCTTCAAGTTCCAAATATTCTTATTACAATCTACTGCAAAAAGGGACTTCTCGAAAAGGCGGAAACGGTAATAAAAAAGGTTACGGATAATGGAAACAAGCCTAATGCATCTATGTGGTCTCGTATGGCGTTAGGTTACGTTAAAATTAATGACATGGACAAAGCGGTGGAGACGTTGAAAAAATCTATTTCGAGTAGTTTTCAAGGGTGGATTGTGGATACATCCGTTTTGTCTTCTTGTTTAGATTATTTGAATTCGAAGGGGAGTTTAGATGAAGCCGAGGAAATAATCAAATCACTCAAGATAAATGGCCACTTATCTGAATCGGTTTATAAGAACGTAGTGAAAAAGTTGTCGAAGGAACCTGTTACTATCTGA
- the LOC139856201 gene encoding transcription activator GLK1-like has product MLAVVSPLENNNTGSRDGRDHQGCEMVTFSMGDEFPDISDNNFLESIDFDDLFVGMDDQDMLADLEMDLAGEFSLSGGEDSSEINNSSVTSFSGDHKVEELMSKKVLEVVSKRDGRSEATTNPNPNRKRKEISRSKSPSGKSKSSLQGKRKVKVDWTPELHRRFVQAVEQLGVDKAVTSRILEIMGIGCLTRHNIASHLQKYRSHRKHLLAREAEEESWSQRRQMYSGTTAIGGGGNGRSGKRHMGQWVAPPPTMGFPPKTQVPHYRPLHVWGHPSMERPLMPVWPKHMAHSPSPTSPQSPHVWHPSPSPSPTWHPHHQRPQYFPQILPQTRFPTLHVPVPGIPPAPHAMYKTESGIGATASANKQSGPQPLIDLHPSKESIDAAIGDILSKPWQPLPLGLKPPALNSVMVELQKQGIQKIPPTCI; this is encoded by the exons ATGTTAGCTGTTGTCTCACCTCTAGAAAACAATAACACCGGATCAAGAGATGGAAGAGATCATCAAGGATGTGAAATGGTTACGTTTTCGATGGGCGATGAATTCCCGGACATTTCGGATAATAATTTTTTGGAAagtattgattttgatgatttaTTTGTGGGGATGGATGATCAAGATATGTTGGCAGATTTGGAAATGGACCTTGCAGGAGAATTTTCTCTTAGTGGTGGAGAAGACTCATCTGAGATTAATAATAGTAGTGTGACATCTTTTTCGGGTGATCACAAAGTTGAGGAATTAATGTCAAAAAAAGTATTAGAAGTTGTAAGCAAAAGAGATGGAAGAAGTGAAGCTACAACGAATCCAAATCCAAATCGTAAACGAAAAGAAATCAGTAGATCGAAATCGCCTTCTGGTAAATCTAAGAGTTCATTACAAGGCAAGAGAAAAGTTAAG GTTGATTGGACGCCGGAGTTGCATCGGAGATTCGTGCAAGCAGTAGAGCAACTGGGGGTAGATAAGGCAGTAACTTCAAGAATTCTTGAAATTATGGGTATTGGTTGTCTTACTCGCCATAACATTGCTAGCCATCTTCAG AAATACAGGTCGCATCGAAAACATCTGCTCGCAAGGGAAGCGGAAGAGGAAAGTTGGAGTCAAAGACGTCAAATGTACAGTGGCACCACGGCAATAGGAGGTGGAGGTAACGGCAGAAGTGGCAAAAGGCACATGGGACAATGGGTTGCACCACCACCAACCATGGGCTTCCCTCCAAAGACACAGGTTCCACATTATAGACCGTTACATGTATGGGGTCACCCCTCAATGGAGCGACCTTTAATGCCCGTTTGGCCCAAACATATGGCCCACTCACCGTCACCAACGTCACCACAATCGCCACATGTTTGGCACCCATCACCATCTCCTTCACCAACATGGCACCCTCATCACCAAAGA CCACAATACTTCCCACAAATTTTGCCACAAACG AGGTTTCCAACTCTGCATGTACCGGTACCAGGTATTCCTCCAGCACCACATGCCATGTATAAGACAGAATCCGGCATAGGTGCCACCGCCTCTGCGAACAAACAATCGGGCCCACAACCACTGATCGACCTACATCCA TCCAAGGAGAGCATAGATGCAGCAATTGGGGATATATTATCAAAGCCATGGCAGCCTCTTCCACTTGGACTGAAACCACCTGCACTTAATAGTGTAATGGTGGAATTACAAAAACAGGGGATTCAAAAAATACCACCCACTTGCATCTAA